In the Theobroma cacao cultivar B97-61/B2 chromosome 1, Criollo_cocoa_genome_V2, whole genome shotgun sequence genome, one interval contains:
- the LOC18613743 gene encoding acidic endochitinase: protein MFAKMARKSQTIALLICLIAVALSKTSYATVISTYWGQNGFEGTLKEACDTGTYKIIMIAFLNTFGGGQTPSMNLAGHCDPSSGTCVIFGDQISYCQDLGIKVLLSLGGAWGNYYLTSTDDAQSVADYLWNTFLGGRTSAGPLGDATLDGIDFDIEGGSNLYYDDLARFLKQKDDSVYLSAAPQCPYPDYYLASAIATGLFDSVWVQFYNNPPCQYSDGNIANLINSWYYWTTSINATHLFLGLPASPIAAYSGGYIPADILNSQVLPAIENSAKYGGVMLWSRYYDLLNGYGASIISSTKGNGLVYSS from the coding sequence ATGTTTGCAAAAATGGCTAGGAAATCACAAACCATAGCTTTGCTCATCTGCCTCATAGCTGTAGCACTAAGCAAAACCTCTTATGCCACTGTCATTTCCACCTACTGGGGTCAAAATGGTTTTGAGGGAACCCTGAAGGAAGCATGTGACACCGGAACATATAAGATCATAATGATAGCTTTCCTCAACACTTTTGGTGGCGGCCAAACCCCGTCTATGAACCTTGCCGGTCACTGTGACCCATCCAGCGGCACATGCGTCATATTCGGAGACCAAATAAGCTATTGCCAGGACCTAGGAATCAAGGTATTGCTCTCACTTGGTGGTGCATGGGGTAATTACTATCTAACTTCTACAGATGATGCCCAAAGTGTAGCAGATTATTTATGGAACACATTTTTGGGAGGAAGAACATCTGCTGGTCCACTAGGTGATGCCACGTTGGATGGTATTGATTTTGATATAGAAGGGGGATCGAATTTGTACTACGATGATCTTGCCCGCTTCCTTAAACAGAAAGACGACAGCGTCTACTTATCTGCAGCTCCTCAATGTCCATACCCTGATTATTATTTGGCGAGTGCCATTGCTACCGGCCTTTTCGACTCCGTTTGGgttcaattttataataatcCTCCATGCCAATACAGTGACGGTAACATCGCCAACCTTATAAACTCATGGTATTATTGGACTACCTCGATAAACGCGACGCATCTATTTTTGGGGTTACCGGCGTCTCCGATTGCGGCTTATTCTGGAGGGTATATTCCAGCGGACATTCTAAATTCTCAGGTCCTGCCGGCGATAGAAAACTCAGCAAAGTATGGAGGCGTAATGCTTTGGAGTCGATATTATGATTTGCTAAATGGGTATGGTGCTTCTATCATATCTTCTACCAAGGGGAATGGCTTAGTGTACTCTTCTTAA